One genomic window of Undibacterium cyanobacteriorum includes the following:
- the rlmD gene encoding 23S rRNA (uracil(1939)-C(5))-methyltransferase RlmD: protein MNTINIRSLDMDARGVGHLENEDGSPGKVVFVEGALPGETVGFNPYKKKASWEAATLGPIVKESSQRIKPRCPHFGVCGGCSMQHLEPNAQVAMKQRVLEDNLGHIGKVKPEMVMRPIYGPTWGYRYRARLSVRNVHKKGIVLVGFHEKKSRYVANMETCDILPAHVSAMLMPLRELIASLTIIEALPQIELAIGEGVTAMVLRIMQPLGPGDAEKLKAFADQFQVQWWLQTAGPDSAEPYYPAQSDLHYLLPEFGVKMPFKPTDFTQVNHHINRVLVARALGLLDVQKGERILDLFCGLGNFTLPIATLAREVVGIEGSTALTERAMENAKANGLDHKLSFATRNLFEAKAEDFVALGKFDRFLVDPPRDGAMAVCQALIDLGKLAPELRPKRIVYVSCSPGTLARDAGMLVNEAGYVMRKAGVVNMFPHTSHVESMAVFDLP, encoded by the coding sequence ATGAATACAATTAATATCCGTTCCCTCGATATGGACGCGCGCGGCGTTGGCCATTTGGAAAATGAAGACGGCTCACCTGGAAAAGTAGTCTTTGTCGAAGGTGCGTTGCCCGGCGAAACTGTGGGCTTTAACCCTTACAAGAAGAAAGCGAGCTGGGAAGCCGCTACTTTAGGCCCTATCGTTAAAGAATCCTCGCAACGCATCAAGCCGCGATGCCCGCACTTCGGTGTTTGTGGTGGCTGTTCTATGCAACATCTAGAGCCGAATGCGCAAGTGGCAATGAAGCAGCGCGTGCTAGAAGATAACCTTGGACATATCGGCAAGGTTAAGCCAGAAATGGTGATGCGCCCAATCTATGGGCCGACCTGGGGCTATCGTTATCGCGCGCGTTTATCAGTGCGTAACGTCCATAAAAAAGGCATCGTCTTGGTTGGTTTCCACGAGAAGAAATCACGTTATGTCGCGAATATGGAAACCTGCGATATTTTGCCGGCCCATGTATCGGCGATGTTGATGCCATTGCGTGAATTGATTGCTTCCCTGACGATTATCGAAGCATTGCCGCAAATCGAATTAGCGATTGGTGAAGGTGTGACTGCGATGGTACTGCGTATCATGCAGCCACTCGGACCAGGTGATGCCGAAAAATTGAAAGCCTTTGCAGATCAATTTCAAGTGCAATGGTGGCTGCAGACGGCCGGTCCTGATAGTGCTGAGCCGTATTATCCAGCGCAATCTGACTTGCATTATTTGTTGCCAGAGTTCGGTGTGAAGATGCCTTTCAAACCGACTGATTTTACGCAGGTGAATCATCACATCAATCGCGTATTGGTTGCTCGTGCTCTTGGTTTGCTCGATGTGCAAAAAGGCGAGCGTATTCTTGATTTGTTCTGTGGCTTAGGGAATTTTACTTTGCCGATTGCGACTTTGGCGCGTGAAGTTGTGGGTATCGAAGGTAGCACGGCATTAACTGAGCGTGCGATGGAAAACGCGAAGGCGAATGGTCTCGATCATAAACTATCGTTCGCAACACGCAATTTATTTGAGGCGAAAGCCGAGGACTTCGTTGCGCTTGGAAAGTTTGACCGCTTCCTAGTTGATCCACCGCGCGATGGCGCCATGGCGGTCTGCCAAGCTTTGATCGATTTAGGAAAATTAGCACCAGAACTGCGTCCTAAGCGCATTGTGTACGTATCCTGCAGTCCTGGTACTTTGGCACGCGATGCAGGCATGTTAGTGAATGAAGCTGGCTATGTAATGCGTAAAGCAGGTGTCGTAAATATGTTCCCACATACCTCACATGTGGAATCAATGGCAGTTTTTGATTTACCTTGA
- the rpoS gene encoding RNA polymerase sigma factor RpoS: MTNKSKRESLEVKDENHHYDRHETDDGDEGLNESSSDEFESVHGDEVTETSAAVLAPIDEIKNILAAELSTDTTQHYLNQIGTRPLFMAAEELHYATLAKQGDFAARQKMIEHNLRLVVSIAKHYINRGVALLDMIEEGNLGLMHAIDKFEPERGFRFSTYATWWIRQSIERAIMNQARTIRLPVHVVRELNQILRAKYHLEAQQRDGKDASADDIAHLVSRPLDEVQDILALSEHAMSLDTPLDGDPQSSLLDMLPGDSEHAPDTQAEHHEVTVLVRDWLSKLPDKQRIVIMRRFGLDNDDPVTLETLADEMGITRERVRQIQQEALVKLKRSFISRGVGRDALL, encoded by the coding sequence ATGACAAATAAATCGAAGCGCGAGTCTTTGGAAGTAAAGGATGAAAACCATCACTACGATCGTCATGAAACCGATGATGGTGATGAAGGTTTGAATGAATCTTCAAGTGATGAGTTCGAGAGCGTTCATGGAGATGAAGTCACAGAAACCTCAGCGGCAGTATTGGCGCCGATCGACGAAATCAAGAATATCTTGGCGGCGGAATTATCGACCGATACGACGCAGCACTACCTGAATCAGATCGGCACGCGCCCCTTGTTTATGGCGGCAGAAGAGTTGCATTATGCGACGTTGGCGAAGCAAGGAGATTTTGCTGCTCGCCAAAAGATGATCGAGCACAATTTGCGTTTGGTGGTGTCGATCGCCAAACACTATATCAATCGTGGTGTGGCTTTGTTGGATATGATCGAGGAAGGCAACCTCGGTTTGATGCACGCCATCGACAAGTTTGAGCCAGAACGTGGCTTCCGTTTTTCGACTTATGCTACTTGGTGGATACGCCAAAGTATTGAACGGGCGATTATGAATCAAGCACGGACGATTCGATTACCAGTCCACGTCGTGCGCGAATTGAATCAGATTCTACGCGCCAAATACCATTTGGAAGCGCAACAACGTGATGGCAAAGATGCCAGTGCAGACGATATCGCACATCTCGTCAGTCGACCACTCGATGAGGTGCAGGATATCTTGGCTTTGTCAGAGCATGCGATGTCCTTGGATACGCCATTGGATGGTGATCCACAGAGTAGTTTGTTGGACATGCTGCCTGGCGATAGTGAGCATGCACCCGATACGCAAGCCGAGCATCATGAAGTGACGGTCTTAGTCCGCGATTGGTTGTCCAAGCTACCGGATAAACAAAGAATTGTGATCATGCGTCGTTTTGGTCTTGATAATGACGATCCTGTGACACTAGAAACTTTGGCTGATGAAATGGGAATCACCCGTGAACGCGTCCGCCAAATTCAGCAAGAAGCTTTGGTAAAGTTGAAACGTAGCTTCATTTCGCGTGGCGTGGGCCGCGATGCCTTGCTGTAA
- a CDS encoding peptidoglycan DD-metalloendopeptidase family protein — protein MQQLKQIKQFKTAIRNGALLGIALFMSACVSTPHQAPVVERSNEVVKETQPTQSDVSATKPVVDNRPTYTVKRGDTLLRIAFELGLNYRDIVAWNNLSNPNDIKVDQVLYVAPPDAQGTAKANPVGNNSSIEVRNLNPINPATNKTAPRGDKRAYSEATLAEMQKNEQNSPSLGAPVKNEVAPKVAEKPADKAIESIDWAWPTEGKVVATFDDVRVKGVQIAGKSGQDIYASASGKVIYQGNAMRGYGNIVIIMHANNYLTAYAFNKVNVVKEGQPVSKGQKIAEMGNTDTDSVKLHFEIRQAGKPIDPLKLLPPR, from the coding sequence ATGCAACAGCTTAAACAGATAAAACAGTTCAAGACGGCAATTCGTAATGGGGCGTTGTTAGGTATTGCCTTGTTCATGAGTGCTTGCGTTAGTACGCCGCATCAAGCACCAGTCGTTGAGCGTAGCAATGAAGTTGTAAAAGAAACGCAGCCCACTCAATCGGATGTTAGTGCGACGAAACCGGTCGTTGATAATCGCCCAACCTACACTGTTAAACGTGGTGATACTTTGTTGCGAATTGCTTTCGAATTGGGATTGAATTATCGCGACATCGTGGCTTGGAATAACCTCAGTAATCCTAATGACATCAAGGTTGACCAAGTTCTGTATGTGGCCCCACCGGACGCACAGGGCACCGCGAAGGCGAACCCAGTGGGAAACAATTCGAGTATCGAAGTTCGTAATCTGAATCCGATCAATCCAGCAACCAACAAAACCGCTCCTCGCGGAGATAAGCGAGCATACTCCGAGGCGACGTTGGCTGAGATGCAGAAGAACGAGCAGAATTCGCCATCGCTTGGTGCTCCGGTGAAAAATGAAGTCGCTCCGAAAGTTGCCGAGAAGCCAGCCGATAAGGCTATTGAGTCAATTGATTGGGCGTGGCCAACTGAAGGTAAAGTCGTTGCGACATTTGACGATGTACGAGTCAAAGGCGTACAGATCGCTGGCAAGTCCGGACAAGATATTTACGCATCGGCTTCGGGTAAAGTCATTTATCAAGGAAATGCGATGCGCGGATATGGCAATATCGTAATTATCATGCACGCGAATAATTATTTGACTGCGTATGCCTTCAATAAAGTAAATGTCGTAAAAGAGGGGCAGCCAGTTTCTAAAGGACAGAAAATCGCTGAAATGGGTAATACCGATACCGACAGCGTGAAACTTCACTTTGAAATTCGTCAAGCAGGTAAGCCGATTGACCCTTTGAAGCTGCTACCTCCTAGGTGA
- a CDS encoding protein-L-isoaspartate(D-aspartate) O-methyltransferase, producing MTQQGRRFPLSLSSVVEADKRGVSKGVAMPQTAVRNAAKHQQDNPVRQSSIGVKASIPVSTKSDSATSAPKAGSGILVSEKIRQAMVTRIAQQGVKDAKVLGAMEAIPRHMFIEPGLSGQAYVDASLPIGHHQTISQPYIVARMIEILRNGKDLERVLEIGTGCGYQAAVLSLVAKEVYSIERIKALHELAKENLRPMRIANIRLHYGDGMLGLPQVAPFDGIILAAAGMEVPKSLFLQLSIGGRLIAPVGSRNQVLQLVERIGKDEWRSTTLEHCHFVPLHQGVI from the coding sequence ATGACTCAACAAGGCCGTCGTTTTCCCTTGAGCCTTTCGTCCGTTGTAGAGGCAGATAAACGCGGAGTGTCGAAAGGCGTGGCCATGCCTCAGACGGCTGTACGAAATGCCGCAAAACATCAACAAGATAATCCTGTACGCCAGAGTTCCATCGGGGTAAAAGCTTCTATACCAGTTTCGACGAAAAGCGATTCGGCAACTAGCGCGCCAAAAGCGGGAAGTGGCATCTTGGTTTCTGAAAAGATTCGACAAGCTATGGTGACTCGCATCGCGCAACAGGGTGTGAAAGATGCGAAAGTTTTGGGCGCAATGGAAGCGATCCCGCGTCATATGTTTATCGAGCCAGGCTTATCAGGTCAAGCCTATGTCGATGCATCTCTACCGATCGGACACCACCAAACGATTTCGCAGCCATATATTGTCGCCCGCATGATAGAGATTTTGCGGAATGGAAAAGATCTGGAGCGCGTCTTGGAAATTGGCACGGGTTGTGGTTACCAAGCGGCCGTACTTTCTTTGGTGGCTAAAGAGGTTTATTCGATTGAGCGCATTAAGGCTTTGCATGAGCTTGCAAAGGAAAACTTGCGCCCCATGCGTATCGCCAATATCCGTCTGCATTATGGAGATGGAATGCTAGGATTGCCACAAGTTGCACCATTTGACGGTATCATATTAGCGGCGGCAGGTATGGAAGTGCCAAAGAGCTTGTTCTTACAGTTGTCGATCGGTGGACGCTTAATTGCTCCAGTCGGCTCACGGAATCAAGTGCTGCAACTTGTTGAGCGGATTGGCAAAGATGAATGGCGAAGTACAACACTGGAACACTGCCATTTTGTGCCATTGCACCAAGGCGTTATTTAG
- the surE gene encoding 5'/3'-nucleotidase SurE — protein sequence MKILISNDDGYQAPGIRALANALRDFADITIVAPENNRSGTSNALTLDRALRLRQDESGIYYVDGTPTDCVHVALTALMSSPPDLIVSGINQGQNMGDDTLYSGTVAAATEGFLFGIPAVAFSQVDKGWEELEAAAQIARKIILNHLPPLSPAFLFNVNIPNLSEHAIKGIQWTRLGKRHMSEPVIREVGVDGGEVYRIGPPGAARDAGPGTDFHACSEAYVSMTPLQIDLTNYQVLQQIHAGEKGNQ from the coding sequence ATGAAAATACTCATTAGTAATGACGATGGATATCAAGCGCCGGGCATTCGGGCACTCGCCAATGCACTGCGCGATTTTGCCGATATCACCATTGTAGCTCCTGAAAATAATCGATCCGGTACATCGAACGCATTGACGCTTGATCGCGCTTTGCGTTTGCGACAGGATGAGTCGGGCATCTACTATGTGGACGGAACGCCGACAGATTGTGTGCACGTGGCGTTGACTGCACTGATGAGTTCGCCACCAGACTTGATCGTGTCTGGGATCAATCAAGGGCAAAATATGGGCGACGATACCTTGTATTCAGGTACCGTTGCCGCTGCGACCGAGGGCTTCTTGTTCGGCATTCCGGCCGTCGCTTTTTCTCAAGTCGACAAAGGCTGGGAAGAGCTAGAGGCTGCTGCGCAAATTGCTCGTAAAATCATTTTGAATCACCTTCCTCCATTGTCTCCAGCGTTCTTATTCAATGTGAATATTCCGAATCTATCTGAACATGCTATCAAAGGCATTCAGTGGACTCGTTTGGGGAAGCGTCACATGTCCGAACCGGTAATTCGCGAGGTCGGCGTGGACGGTGGTGAAGTCTACCGCATCGGTCCGCCAGGTGCAGCGCGAGACGCTGGTCCCGGAACCGATTTTCATGCATGCTCGGAGGCCTACGTGTCGATGACTCCGCTGCAAATTGATTTGACGAATTATCAGGTGCTCCAACAAATTCATGCTGGCGAAAAGGGGAATCAATGA
- a CDS encoding HD-GYP domain-containing protein: MIKKIKFEQLRKGMFIHELCASWISSPFWQKSFLIENQATIEKIRKAGIQEAWIDTAKGCDVLVAETNTSAPVEIEEPAEEDIPEPRVPFDTIAPISMDAEMGRAAKIVDKSKTAVFSMFSEARMGKAIEAEQAMPLVEEIANSVMRNPGALIGLARLKTADDYTYMHSVAVCALMIALARQLKLSDDETREAGLAGLLHDIGKMAVPSEILNKPGKLTDEEFVSIKEHPGAGYEMLLEAKGVGQIALDVCLHHHEKMDGTGYPKGLKGEQISLYAKMGAVCDVYDAITSNRPYKAGWCPAESLKKMSEWAKGHFDETVFQAFVRSIGIYPVGTLVKLQSGRLGVVVEQQMGKSLLLPKVRAFFSTKSMAYISPVLLDLSAPGNQDKIVSREDASTWGLKEIDRFWLGDAAGHQS, translated from the coding sequence ATGATCAAGAAAATCAAATTCGAACAGTTGCGGAAGGGCATGTTTATTCACGAGCTTTGTGCTTCGTGGATTAGTTCACCCTTTTGGCAAAAGTCTTTTTTGATCGAGAATCAAGCGACCATCGAAAAGATTAGGAAAGCAGGTATTCAAGAGGCGTGGATCGACACTGCTAAGGGTTGCGATGTATTGGTGGCAGAAACAAATACATCGGCACCGGTTGAAATCGAAGAACCGGCTGAGGAAGATATTCCTGAACCAAGAGTGCCTTTTGATACGATTGCTCCCATTTCGATGGATGCGGAAATGGGGCGTGCCGCTAAAATCGTTGACAAGTCGAAGACTGCAGTATTTTCGATGTTCAGCGAGGCTCGCATGGGGAAAGCCATCGAAGCCGAGCAAGCAATGCCCCTTGTGGAAGAGATCGCCAACTCTGTGATGCGCAATCCAGGGGCGCTGATTGGACTCGCGCGTTTGAAGACTGCCGACGACTACACTTACATGCACTCAGTTGCTGTTTGCGCCTTGATGATTGCTTTGGCAAGGCAGTTGAAGTTAAGTGATGATGAAACCCGCGAAGCAGGTTTGGCAGGTTTGTTGCACGATATCGGTAAGATGGCGGTTCCTTCCGAGATCTTGAATAAGCCTGGCAAATTGACAGATGAAGAGTTTGTTTCGATTAAAGAGCACCCCGGTGCCGGTTACGAAATGCTGCTGGAGGCAAAAGGAGTTGGCCAAATCGCTCTAGACGTCTGTCTACACCACCATGAAAAAATGGATGGGACTGGATATCCAAAAGGACTCAAGGGCGAGCAAATTAGCCTCTACGCGAAGATGGGGGCAGTGTGTGATGTGTATGATGCGATCACCTCAAATCGCCCTTATAAAGCTGGATGGTGCCCCGCCGAATCACTGAAGAAAATGTCGGAATGGGCCAAAGGTCATTTTGATGAAACCGTGTTTCAGGCTTTTGTTCGAAGCATAGGTATTTATCCGGTTGGTACTCTCGTAAAGTTGCAATCGGGGCGTCTCGGTGTGGTAGTTGAGCAGCAAATGGGTAAATCACTCTTGCTGCCCAAAGTTCGTGCCTTCTTCTCGACCAAGTCAATGGCATATATCTCTCCGGTTCTTTTGGATCTGAGTGCGCCCGGTAATCAGGATAAAATTGTTTCCCGAGAGGATGCCTCTACTTGGGGACTGAAGGAGATTGATCGCTTCTGGCTTGGTGATGCAGCTGGTCATCAAAGCTAA
- a CDS encoding uracil-DNA glycosylase → MAFFEAEIARADPSWRAALRAGLAAIERDSPAYLEQLVSSEFLPQSADIFAAFSLPIDKVKYVLVGEGPYPRLESANGYCFMDAAVTNLWSEQENGGLSKAVNRATSLRNFMKMLLVAEQHISLEELNPKSIADFASRAKGLNSPYIRTMTDLQTKFLDAGFLLLNASLVFRESVSPAVDARAWLSFMRVIVTVLAENAMQQGGSSKPYFVLWGKIADRCLSLPELANAKDFRIVRAEHPYNLSFIANPEMHSLFRPLTLLNSAQP, encoded by the coding sequence ATGGCCTTTTTCGAAGCCGAGATCGCGCGTGCCGATCCGAGTTGGCGTGCGGCCTTACGAGCTGGACTTGCTGCAATTGAGCGAGACAGTCCAGCTTACTTAGAACAACTAGTTAGTTCTGAGTTTCTTCCTCAAAGCGCGGATATTTTCGCGGCCTTTTCGCTGCCGATTGATAAAGTAAAGTATGTGTTGGTTGGTGAAGGACCTTATCCGCGCCTTGAAAGCGCGAATGGATATTGTTTCATGGATGCCGCAGTGACAAATCTGTGGTCTGAGCAAGAAAATGGTGGCTTGAGCAAGGCTGTCAATCGCGCCACTTCATTGCGTAATTTTATGAAAATGTTGCTGGTCGCCGAGCAGCATATTTCACTTGAAGAGCTCAACCCCAAGTCGATTGCCGATTTTGCGAGTCGAGCAAAGGGATTGAACTCCCCTTATATCCGTACAATGACAGACTTGCAAACGAAGTTCTTAGATGCTGGCTTTTTGTTGCTCAATGCAAGTTTGGTTTTTCGTGAAAGCGTCTCACCTGCAGTCGATGCACGCGCGTGGTTGAGTTTTATGCGCGTAATCGTGACTGTGTTGGCGGAGAACGCGATGCAGCAGGGCGGGAGCAGTAAACCCTATTTCGTTCTGTGGGGGAAAATTGCAGACCGGTGCTTGAGTCTCCCAGAACTCGCTAACGCAAAAGACTTTCGAATAGTGAGAGCGGAGCATCCTTACAATCTTTCCTTTATCGCCAATCCAGAGATGCATTCGTTATTTCGACCTCTTACCTTATTAAATTCGGCTCAACCCTAA
- a CDS encoding type II secretion system protein N: MKRLPLFVNIVLFVLLCAVIAFWGMRFFAPKPRPQIAPVSAATYEPGVGQWGTLFGQAPVVEAGPSAYLVKGVIVAPKASDSSAIVFVEGKPTFILGIGKELSPGVVLREVHSDHIVVTESGAPRRIDVPPQPPVAAGLNPVAPGTPQTILKKNSVPTTPPPIMAQPGG; encoded by the coding sequence ATGAAACGTCTACCGTTATTTGTAAATATTGTGTTGTTTGTTTTGTTGTGTGCTGTGATTGCATTTTGGGGAATGCGGTTTTTCGCTCCGAAACCTCGCCCACAAATTGCGCCAGTGTCTGCAGCAACTTATGAGCCTGGCGTTGGACAGTGGGGTACTTTGTTTGGGCAAGCGCCAGTGGTTGAGGCTGGACCTAGCGCTTATTTGGTCAAGGGTGTAATCGTAGCGCCTAAAGCAAGTGATAGCTCAGCGATTGTGTTTGTTGAAGGCAAACCGACCTTCATTTTGGGTATCGGTAAGGAGCTGAGTCCTGGTGTAGTGCTGCGAGAAGTACACTCCGATCACATCGTTGTGACTGAGTCTGGTGCGCCCCGACGGATAGACGTGCCACCGCAGCCGCCTGTGGCGGCGGGGTTGAATCCAGTTGCACCCGGTACTCCACAAACCATTCTCAAAAAGAATAGCGTGCCGACGACACCACCGCCAATTATGGCGCAACCTGGTGGCTAA
- the gspF gene encoding type II secretion system inner membrane protein GspF codes for MPAFRYEAIDAQGANKKGVITADSARAARSELRDLKLVPVLVEQIAAQGADGKARRGIFSDKMSTNELALFTRQLASLLEAGLPLEQSFSALLDQAERVYIRDVIASVRSEILAGSSLSDALKQHPSDFADIYVALVASGEQIGQLARVLSRLADYIERRNALVQKVKLAFTYPAIVTVVAFSIVIFLLTYVVPQIVSVFANTKQKLPMLTVIMLALSDFVRNYGWLVAIVVIAMAFAWRQALKNPDIKMRWHTWLLVAPMYGKFERSLNTARFSSTLAITTGSGVPILKALQTSRETLSNVAMRAQVEDATNSVREGVSLARALSAHKHFPPMMIHMIRAGEVTGELPSMLERAAAAQEQDLERRALTMANVLEPLLILAMGVVVLLIVLAVLMPIIEINQLVR; via the coding sequence GTGCCAGCATTTCGTTATGAAGCGATTGACGCGCAAGGTGCCAATAAGAAAGGTGTGATCACCGCTGATTCGGCGCGTGCCGCGCGTTCCGAGCTTCGGGATCTGAAATTGGTGCCGGTGTTGGTAGAACAGATCGCCGCACAGGGTGCGGACGGTAAGGCGCGTCGCGGTATCTTTTCCGACAAAATGTCGACCAACGAGCTCGCCTTATTTACGCGCCAGCTGGCGAGTTTGCTTGAAGCTGGCTTACCGCTCGAACAGTCATTCTCTGCTCTGCTAGATCAAGCAGAGCGCGTTTATATTCGTGACGTGATTGCGTCTGTGCGCTCGGAAATTCTGGCGGGTTCCTCTTTGTCGGACGCCCTCAAACAACATCCCTCAGATTTCGCCGATATTTATGTCGCCCTAGTTGCTTCTGGTGAGCAGATTGGTCAGTTGGCACGTGTTCTGTCTCGTTTAGCTGATTACATCGAACGGCGTAATGCATTGGTTCAAAAAGTGAAGCTCGCGTTCACTTATCCAGCAATCGTGACGGTGGTGGCGTTTTCGATTGTGATTTTCTTGTTGACCTATGTGGTACCACAGATTGTGTCGGTGTTCGCCAACACCAAACAAAAGCTGCCGATGCTGACAGTCATTATGTTGGCGCTCTCGGACTTTGTTCGGAATTACGGTTGGTTGGTCGCGATCGTCGTGATCGCAATGGCATTTGCATGGCGCCAAGCTTTAAAGAATCCTGACATTAAAATGCGTTGGCACACATGGCTTTTAGTTGCGCCCATGTATGGAAAGTTTGAGCGCAGTCTGAATACAGCGCGCTTTTCGAGCACCTTGGCGATTACCACCGGTTCTGGCGTGCCAATTTTGAAAGCACTACAAACCAGCCGAGAAACACTTTCGAATGTCGCGATGCGCGCGCAAGTTGAAGATGCGACGAATAGCGTTCGCGAAGGTGTGAGTCTTGCCAGAGCACTGTCAGCGCATAAACACTTTCCGCCGATGATGATTCATATGATCCGTGCTGGCGAAGTAACTGGCGAGCTGCCGTCGATGCTGGAAAGAGCGGCGGCAGCGCAAGAGCAAGACTTGGAAAGACGAGCATTAACGATGGCAAACGTGCTTGAACCCTTGCTGATTTTGGCGATGGGCGTCGTCGTTTTGTTAATTGTGTTGGCGGTATTGATGCCGATTATTGAGATTAACCAATTGGTTCGCTAA
- the gspE gene encoding type II secretion system ATPase GspE has protein sequence MSENRLLPFAFARDFSILAHRREDLEGFPVELKVSDQTKPAAINEVGRRYGRVQLQVLAHEQLLQEIARAYAGSGGDAADVVGEVESDMDLAKLMQDMPAIEDLLESADDAPVIRMINALLTQALREGASDIHIEPFEQISIVRFRVDGALRDVIRPKKAIHASLVSRIKIMAQLDIAEKRLPQDGRITLRIGGKPVDVRVSTLPTGHGERAVLRLLDKEAGKLDLSHLGMSDDVLKQFDHLIAQPHGIVLVTGPTGSGKTTTLYAALSRVNSGTTNILTVEDPIEYELPGIGQTQVNAKIDMSFAKALRAILRQDPDVIMIGEIRDLETAQIAVQASLTGHLVLATLHTNDSAAAVTRLLDMGIEPFLLSSSLLGVVAQRLVRKLCGHCKQHEAGQWRAVGCEHCGHTGYQGRVGVYELLLTTEAISAQIHHQASEAEIRLAAQNDGMKTMREDGQRWLDSGVTTREELLRVTKE, from the coding sequence ATGTCAGAAAACCGATTATTACCTTTTGCGTTCGCGCGCGATTTTTCAATTCTGGCGCATCGTCGTGAAGACTTAGAAGGCTTCCCGGTCGAGCTCAAAGTATCTGACCAGACTAAGCCAGCTGCCATTAATGAGGTTGGTCGACGTTACGGCCGCGTCCAGCTACAAGTGTTGGCGCACGAGCAGCTACTGCAGGAGATTGCACGCGCATATGCCGGTTCAGGTGGCGACGCTGCAGACGTCGTTGGTGAAGTTGAGTCTGATATGGACTTGGCGAAGCTGATGCAAGATATGCCTGCCATCGAAGATTTGCTTGAGTCCGCCGACGATGCGCCGGTGATCCGAATGATCAACGCTCTGTTGACACAGGCATTGCGTGAAGGTGCTTCAGATATTCATATCGAACCGTTCGAGCAAATTTCTATTGTGCGTTTCCGTGTTGATGGCGCTTTGCGTGATGTGATTAGACCGAAGAAAGCGATCCATGCGTCTTTGGTCTCGCGTATCAAGATTATGGCGCAGCTCGACATTGCTGAAAAACGTTTGCCGCAAGATGGTCGTATCACTTTGCGCATCGGTGGTAAGCCGGTCGATGTGCGTGTGTCGACCTTGCCGACAGGTCACGGTGAGCGCGCCGTATTGCGTTTGCTCGATAAGGAAGCGGGTAAGCTTGATCTTAGCCATCTAGGTATGAGCGACGATGTGCTCAAACAATTTGATCATCTCATCGCGCAACCGCATGGCATTGTATTGGTAACAGGTCCGACAGGTTCTGGTAAGACTACGACTTTGTATGCCGCTTTGTCGCGTGTCAATTCCGGTACCACCAACATTTTGACGGTGGAAGACCCAATCGAATACGAACTCCCAGGTATTGGGCAAACACAGGTCAATGCCAAGATCGATATGAGTTTTGCAAAGGCCTTGCGCGCTATTCTGCGTCAAGATCCTGATGTCATCATGATTGGTGAAATTCGTGACTTGGAAACGGCGCAAATCGCCGTGCAAGCGTCGTTGACGGGACACTTGGTCTTGGCGACATTGCACACCAACGATTCGGCCGCAGCGGTGACGCGTTTGCTGGATATGGGTATCGAACCATTCCTCTTGTCGTCTTCACTTTTAGGAGTAGTCGCGCAGCGCTTAGTCCGTAAGTTATGCGGTCATTGCAAACAGCATGAGGCAGGGCAGTGGCGTGCGGTGGGCTGTGAGCATTGTGGTCACACAGGTTATCAAGGCCGGGTCGGGGTTTATGAATTGTTATTGACGACGGAAGCTATCTCCGCACAAATTCATCATCAGGCGTCGGAAGCGGAAATCCGTTTGGCCGCGCAGAACGATGGAATGAAAACGATGCGGGAAGACGGTCAGCGTTGGTTGGACTCCGGTGTGACGACGCGAGAAGAACTTCTGCGTGTGACCAAAGAGTAG